A single region of the Brachypodium distachyon strain Bd21 chromosome 3, Brachypodium_distachyon_v3.0, whole genome shotgun sequence genome encodes:
- the LOC100838098 gene encoding uncharacterized protein LOC100838098: protein MAEFPVVLPPLAVVDGVGRRNKKRAGGLPKLLHKFFFKVLRLRPTSSSSVSEQSAAAAAFEAYYGYRMVDECYYYSYGGAGSASWAGVLFSIPEEDSSEEGTPGSDAAAVRPSALRKAHSDSERFLAAEAAAVVHLELEVVL, encoded by the coding sequence ATGGCAGAGTTTCCGGTggtgctgccgccgctggcgGTGGTGGACGGGGTCGGGCGGCGGAACAAGAAGCGGGCGGGCGGGCTCCCGAAGCTGCTGCACAAGTTCTTCTTCAAGGTGCTCCGCCTGAGGCCCACCTCTTCGTCTTCGGTGTCGGAGCAGagcgcggcagcagcggcgttCGAGGCCTACTACGGCTACCGGATGGTGGACGAGTGCTACTACTACAGctacggcggcgccggctcgGCGTCGTGGGCCGGGGTGCTCTTCTCCATCCCGGAGGAGGACAGCTCCGAGGAGGGCACGCCAGGatcggacgccgccgccgtccgccctTCCGCACTCCGGAAGGCCCACTCCGACTCCGAGCGGTTCCTCGCCGctgaggccgccgccgtcgtgcaCCTGGAGCTGGAGGTCGTCTTGTAA
- the LOC100838395 gene encoding high mobility group B protein 6, with protein sequence MATVAAGNQRSALGRKALSTVLDNDANISAGKADVTAAALSPLQKTKRVSSKRGKAAAPSAAAAGQALDADADVSAGKADVATAAPASAQKAKRASSKNGKGKAAAAPSMADELTELQGMLERLRLEKEKAEEMVRERDEVIRKKEEEIETKGKQQERLQAELKKMQRVKEFKPTMNLPLVKSLLDKDQDGDDKGKKKKKGKGKSGNERKKPCPAYLLWCKDQWAEIKKENSDADFKEVSNALGAKWKTISAEEKQPYEERYRQEKEAYLQVVGQEKREAEAMKLFEEEQMRWTAKELLEQYLKFRQEADGSDKKAKKKNKKEKDPSKPKQPMSAYFVYSQERRAALVAEKKNVPEIGKITGEEWKSMTDAQKAPYEEVASKQKEEYHKQMEVYKQKKLEETQSLEKEEEEQKKVMKQEALQLLKKKEKTDNIIKKTKEKRQKKKQENVDPNRPKKPASSFLLFSKEARKQLVEERPGVNNSTINALISVKWKELSGTEKKTWSEKAAEGMAAYKREMEEYTNAHTSSPSSCSSSSA encoded by the exons ATGGCGACCGTCGCAGCGGGGAACCAGAGGAGCGCCCTGGGCCGCAAGGCGCTCTCGACGGTGCTCGACAACGACGCCAACATCTCCGCCGGCAAGGCCGACGTCACCGCGGCAGCCCTCTCGCCGCTGCAGAAGACGAAACGGGTGTCGTCCAAGAGGGGCAAAGCGGCAGCGCcttcggcggccgccgccggtcagGCGCttgacgccgacgccgacgtcTCGGCCGGGAAGGCTGATGTCGCCACGGCGGCACCCGCCTCGGCCCAGAAGGCCAAGAGGGCGTCCTCCAAGAACGGCAAGGGtaaggcggcagcggcgccgtcgATGGCCGACGAGCTGACGGAGCTGCAGGGGATGCTGGAGAGACTGCGcctggagaaggagaaggcggaGGAGATGGTGCGGGAGCGGGACGAGGTCATCcggaagaaggaggaggagatcgagaCCAAGGGCAAGCAGCAGGAGCGCCTCCAGGCCGAGCTCAAGAAGATGCAGCGCGTCAAGGAGTTCAAGCCCACCATG AACCTTCCGCTTGTGAAGTCTTTGCTCGACAAGGACCAGGACGGAGATGACaagggcaagaagaagaagaagggaaagggCAAGTCCGGCAACGAGAGGAAGAAGCCATGCCCGGCGTATCTCCTGTGGTGCAAAGATCAGTGGGCTGAG ATCAAGAAGGAGAACTCGGATGCAGATTTCAAGGAGGTGAGCAACGCTCTGGGTGCTAAATGGAAGACCATCAGCGCCGAGGAGAAGCAGCCGTACGAGGAGAGGTACaggcaggagaaggaggccTACCTGCAGGTGGTTGGGCAGGAGAAACGTGAGGCCGAGGCGATGAAGCTATTCGAAGAGGAGCAGATGCGTTGGACTGCAAAGGAGCTGCTTGAGCAGTACCTCAAGTTCAGGCAGGAGGCCGATGGCAGCGACAAgaaggccaagaagaagaacaagaaggagaaggacccCTCCAAGCCGAAGCAGCCCATGTCGGCGTACTTCGTCTACTCGCAGGAGAGGCGCGCTGCACTGGTCGCCGAGAAGAAGAATGTGCCTGAG ATTGGTAAGATTActggggaggagtggaagagCATGACGGATGCTCAGAAGGCTCCCTATGAGGAGGTCGCGAGCAAGCAGAAGGAAGAGTACCATAAGCAGATGGAGGTGTACAAGCAGAAGAAGCTTGAG GAAACCCAGAGcttggagaaggaagaagaggagcagaAGAAAGTTATGAAGCAGGAGGCTCTGCAACTTctcaagaagaaggagaagacagACAACATAATCAAG AAAACCAAAGAAAAGcgtcagaagaagaagcaggagaACGTCGACCCGAACAGGCCCAAGAAGCCTGCATCTTCCTTCCTGCTCTTCAG caaggaggcgaggaagcAGCTAGTGGAGGAGCGCCCCGGCGTGAACAACTCCACGATCAACGCGCTCATCTCGGTGAAATGGAAGGAGCTGAGCGGCACTGAGAAGAAGACGTGGAGTGAGAAGGCAGCGGAAGGGATGGCGGCGTATAAGAGGGAGATGGAGGAATACACCAACGCTCacacctcctctccctcctcctgctcgTCCTCTTCGGCTTGA
- the LOC100838699 gene encoding uncharacterized protein LOC100838699, which produces MEGEEGSGASCSVPAAAEQKRREQQVRVVRCPKCEKFLPELPNYSVYVCGGCGATLQATKNSVSETSSDKSDGVHVKYLEVLESLPGKKVPLPETSFGTIPEGNSESVEAAAEERLVPNRMVSEHRDSRYSSDDNQIPREPSTSKFEAALRDDSREIREAKYRRVRTEEKGEVKQPVRLRDRSPRPVVDSIPPNACPAERPSECHMKSRFRDTNGGEHAERNLNGSHSVSGLEKDRTELLRMLDELRDQVQRSCEITEKPNGSASTDKAADASSSYSPHERLSRLRHGSPQLQRNSSQHSPSLNGQTPGPGVPNAYASVPSQQDLRGYKEPVTHMRAPCYPVGPYPWRNFDNYFFGQYNPDPLVSYHHDGFYHQPACSCLHCYHREFLPVQAASMGFNHPRAPYLMNNHGAYPVEGPVMFGMQNGNSRGRGINASTQRGHMRATMSKKPAQSCEPIACGAPFTICYNCYEVLQLPKKSPLPEKDEYKLRCGSCSHAIVVKLDGSRLDVSAPSPISHMSTGSKNNSNDVHGSSANTATDDRLLPLYSFSAGSHGSQERDLHSNSTDAEKRQGVSSSSSIFEDENSPTRSYSQRGTPGSRDVPLQAEVVTRVPSLPLRDHFGYSPSERVVDGSGKGSRSTRSEHEKAVLTESFKHNTIKDVRVVSVMDLSDDEYEDPEYSQDPGDVAQHGNHPRVTKTGDSFFTNLIKKSFKINNGMGNGRAKVFINGYPISDRAVRKAEKIAGPIYPGEYWYDYRAGFWGVMGQSCLGMIPPYIPELNYPMPKNCAGGNTGVFINGRELHQKDFDLLVGRGLSESPGRSYRVEMSGKVYDEVSGEELYCLGKLAPTVEKMKRGFGMRPPRVIH; this is translated from the exons atggagggggaggagggttCGGGTGCTTCGTGttcggtgccggcggcggcggagcagaagcggcgggagcagcaggTGCGGGTGGTGCGGTGCCCCAAGTGCGAGAAGTTCTTGCCGGAGCTCCCCAACTACTCCGTCTACGTCTGCGGCGGATGCGGCGCCACCCTCCAAG CAACGAAAAACTCAGTGTCTGAGACTTCTTCAGATAAATCTGACGGTGTACATGTGAAGTACCTTGAAGTGCTGGAGAGTTTACCAGGGAAGAAAGTACCATTACCTGAAACTAGTTTTGGAACTATCCCAGAAGGTAACTCGGAAAGTGTCGAAGCTGCTGCAGAAGAGCGATTAGTACCCAATAGAATGGTGTCTGAGCACAGAGATTCCAGATATAGCTCTGATGATAACCAAATTCCAAGAGAGCCAAGCACCTCGAAGTTTGAAGCTGCACTTAGAGATGACAGCAGGGAAATTCGGGAGGCCAAGTACCGGCGTGTACGGACTGAGGAGAAAGGAGAAGTAAAGCAGCCAGTGAGGCTAAGAGACAGATCTCCGAGGCCTGTAGTTGACAGCATTCCTCCTAATGCTTGTCCTGCTGAACGCCCGTCCGAATGCCATATGAAGTCCAGATTTAGAGATACCAACGGTGGTGAGCATGCAGAGAGGAATTTGAATGGTTCTCACAGTGTCAGTGGCCTCGAGAAAGATCGTACTGAGCTTTTACGGATGCTTGATGAGTTAAGGGATCAGGTGCAGAGATCTTGTGAGATCACTGAGAAGCCAAATGGAAGTGCCTCCACAGATAAAGCCGCGGATGCATCAAGTTCATACAGTCCTCATGAACGATTGAGTCGGCTGCGTCATGGCTCACCTCAGTTACAGCGCAACAGTTCTCAGCACTCACCATCCTTGAATGGGCAAACTCCTGGACCTGGTGTTCCAAATGCTTATGCTTCAGTACCCAGTCAGCAGGATCTTCGTGGATACAAGGAGCCTGTCACACACATGAGGGCTCCGTGTTATCCTGTTGGCCCATATCCATGGAGGAACTTTGACAATTATTTCTTTGGACAGTATAATCCTGACCCTCTCGTCTCCTACCACCATGACGGCTTCTACCATCAGCCTGCTTGTTCTTGCCTTCATTGTTACCACCGTGAGTTCTTACCTGTTCAGGCTGCTTCGATGGGTTTCAACCATCCCAGGGCACCATATCTGATGAACAATCATGGGGCATACCCGGTTGAAGGCCCAGTGATGTTTGGCATGCAGAATGGGAATTCAAGAGGAAGAGGTATCAATGCTTCAACACAGCGCGGTCACATGAGGGCCACTATGAGTAAGAAACCTGCACAATCATGTGAACCAATTGCATGCGGTGCCCCATTTACCATATGCTATAACTGTTATGAAGTGCTGCAACTCCCCAAGAAATCTCCCTTGCCGGAGAAGGATGAGTACAAACTACGATGTGGGTCATGCTCACATGCAATTGTGGTGAAGCTTGATGGTAGCAGACTTGATGTTTCAGCACCTTCACCAATTTCACACATGTCCACTGGTAGTAAAAATAACTCCAATGATGTCCATGGAAGCAGTGCAAATACTGCCACCGATGACAGATTGCTTCCGCTTTACAGTTTTTCTGCAGGGAGTCATGGCTCTCAAGAAAGAGATCTACACTCTAATTCAACTGATGCAGAAAAAAGGCAAGGTGTATCGTCATCATCTAGCATTTTTGAAGATGAGAATAGCCCTACAAGATCTTATTCACAGAGGGGCACCCCTGGGTCTAGGGATGTACCTCTTCAAGCTGAAGTGGTTACCCGTGTTCCAAGTTTACCTCTTCGGGATCATTTCGGATATTCACCATCAGAGAGGGTGGTTGATGGATCAGGAAAAGGAAGCAGGAGTACCCGGTCTGAACATGAGAAGGCTGTATTAACTGAAAGTTTCAAACACAACACTATAAAAGATGTACGTGTAGTGAGTGTGATGGACTTGTCAGATGATGAGTATGAGGATCCTGAGTACAGCCAAGATCCGGGTGATGTGGCACAACATGGAAATCACCCTAGGGTCACAAAAACGGGTGATTCATTTTTCACCAATCTCATAAAGAAGAGTTTTAAAATCAACAACGGAATGGGAAATGGCAGAGCGAAGGTCTTCATTAATGGTTATCCCATCTCCGACCGTGCTGTCAGGAAGGCTGAGAAGATTGCTGGACCAATCTATCCTGGTGAATACTG GTATGATTACCGAGCTGGTTTCTGGGGTGTAATGGGACAGTCCTGCCTTGGCATGATACCG CCATACATTCCAGAACTTAACTATCCTATGCCCAAGAACTGCGCTGGTGGAAATACAGGTGTATTTATCAATGGTAGAGAACTTCATCAGAAGGACTTTGATTTACTCGTGGGTCGAGGGCTCTCAGAATCTCCTGGTAGATCATATAGAGTTGAGATGTCTGGTAAAGTGTATGATGAAGTCTCGGGTGAAGAGCTTTATTGTCTTGGCAAACTTGCACCAAC TGTGGAGAAAATGAAGCGTGGGTTCGGTATGCGACCCCCAAGGGTCATCCACTGA